One window of Fusobacterium polymorphum genomic DNA carries:
- a CDS encoding glutamine synthetase III produces the protein MNNLLDNFGTNCFSEKNLKNRVPDYVVKKFLEIKNGKTELTLEIADIIANAIKMWALEKGATHYTHWFQPLTELTAEKHESFISINSDGTSMAKFSGKDLMKGESDTSSFPNGGLRSTFEARGYTAWDISSPMFLKGEEGSKTLYIPTAFIAYNGEALDKKVPLLRSINSIKEQALKIQKLLGDNETENINVTLGVEQEYFLVDKQFFYKRQDLVLSGKTVFGCLPPKGQQMNDHYYGTIKERIESFMAELDNELWKVGVMSKTKHNEVAPNQFEIALMFSTANVSVDQNQITMDMIKKVANRHNMVALLHEKPFQGVNGSGKHCNWSLSTDKGVNLYDPETLTENNLSFLVYLLAMIEGVDRYASALRATTATPGNDYRLGGHEAPPAIISIFLGEQLEDILENIESVNFNNNSSSHLSEITVDKNISRIPKDISDRNRTSPMAFTGNKFEFRMPGSSASPATPIFVLNTIVADILKEYGEYLEKELKNKSVKEVIIALVKDRYNKHKRIIFNGNGYEQKWVDEAKKRGLSNLKDTVEGLPALIEEDIIQLFERNSVLSRSESLSRFHVYVERYNKQCNLEVSTGIKIVRNQVYPFVIKYISNLSKSIHRSRKIFPDEDLFKYDIDILKEIILLKNDMLIFTDKLEENLASAIKIEDLYQRARFYANEVKPTLEKLREKVDKLEEKIATDAWPIPSYYDLLFNL, from the coding sequence ATGAATAACTTATTGGACAACTTTGGTACTAACTGCTTTTCAGAAAAGAATTTAAAAAATAGAGTTCCAGACTATGTAGTTAAAAAATTTTTAGAAATCAAAAATGGAAAAACAGAACTTACACTAGAAATTGCAGATATAATAGCTAATGCTATAAAAATGTGGGCATTGGAAAAAGGAGCAACACATTACACACATTGGTTTCAACCTTTAACTGAATTGACAGCTGAAAAACATGAATCTTTTATATCTATTAATTCAGATGGAACTAGTATGGCAAAATTTTCAGGAAAGGATTTAATGAAAGGAGAATCTGATACTTCTTCATTTCCAAATGGAGGTTTAAGATCAACTTTTGAAGCAAGAGGTTATACTGCTTGGGACATAAGTTCACCTATGTTTTTAAAGGGAGAAGAGGGATCTAAAACATTATATATTCCAACAGCTTTCATAGCATATAATGGAGAAGCTTTAGATAAAAAGGTTCCTTTACTTCGTTCTATAAATTCTATAAAAGAACAAGCTTTGAAAATTCAAAAATTATTAGGGGATAATGAAACTGAAAATATAAATGTAACTCTTGGTGTGGAACAAGAATACTTTTTAGTTGATAAACAATTTTTTTATAAAAGACAAGATTTAGTTTTATCTGGAAAAACTGTTTTTGGTTGTTTACCACCAAAAGGTCAACAAATGAATGATCATTATTATGGAACAATAAAAGAAAGAATAGAAAGTTTTATGGCTGAACTTGATAATGAGCTTTGGAAAGTTGGAGTTATGTCAAAGACAAAACATAATGAAGTTGCTCCAAATCAATTTGAAATTGCATTGATGTTCAGTACTGCAAATGTTTCTGTTGACCAAAATCAAATTACTATGGATATGATTAAGAAAGTTGCTAATAGACATAATATGGTTGCACTTTTACATGAAAAACCATTTCAAGGTGTAAATGGTTCAGGTAAACATTGTAATTGGTCATTATCCACAGATAAGGGAGTAAACTTGTATGATCCAGAAACACTTACAGAAAATAATTTAAGTTTTTTAGTTTATTTACTTGCTATGATAGAAGGTGTGGATAGATATGCCTCTGCACTTAGAGCTACAACAGCTACTCCAGGAAATGATTATAGATTAGGAGGGCATGAAGCACCACCAGCAATTATTTCTATATTTTTAGGAGAGCAATTAGAAGATATTTTAGAAAATATTGAAAGTGTAAATTTTAATAATAATTCAAGTTCACATCTAAGTGAGATAACAGTAGATAAAAATATTTCAAGAATTCCTAAAGATATTTCTGATAGGAATAGAACTTCTCCTATGGCTTTTACTGGAAATAAATTTGAATTTAGAATGCCAGGTTCTAGTGCCTCACCAGCAACACCAATATTTGTGCTAAATACAATAGTTGCTGATATATTGAAAGAATATGGTGAATATTTAGAAAAAGAATTGAAAAATAAGTCTGTTAAAGAAGTTATTATTGCTCTTGTAAAAGATAGATATAATAAACATAAGAGAATTATATTTAATGGTAATGGATATGAACAAAAATGGGTAGATGAAGCTAAAAAGAGAGGACTTTCTAATTTGAAAGACACCGTTGAAGGGCTACCTGCTTTAATAGAAGAAGATATAATTCAACTATTTGAAAGAAATTCTGTACTATCAAGAAGTGAATCACTTTCAAGATTTCATGTCTATGTAGAAAGATATAATAAACAATGTAATCTTGAAGTTTCAACAGGAATTAAAATTGTAAGAAATCAGGTATATCCATTTGTAATAAAATATATATCTAATCTTTCAAAGTCTATACATCGTTCAAGAAAAATTTTCCCAGATGAAGATTTATTTAAATATGATATAGATATTTTAAAAGAAATAATTTTATTAAAAAATGATATGTTAATATTTACTGATAAATTGGAAGAAAATTTAGCAAGTGCTATAAAAATTGAAGATTTATATCAAAGAGCTAGATTTTATGCAAATGAAGTTAAACCAACATTAGAAAAACTTAGAGAAAAAGTAGATAAATTAGAAGAAAAAATTGCTACTGATGCTTGGCCTATTCCAAGTTATTATGATTTGTTATTTAATTTATAA
- a CDS encoding aminoacyl-histidine dipeptidase yields the protein MSSKLGNLKPERVFYYFEELSKIPRESGNEKAVSDFLVDTAKKLGLEVYQDKINNIVIKKPATKGYENSDGIILQGHMDMVCEKELDSNHNFKTDEIDLVVDGKFLRANKTTLGADNGIAVAMGLAVLEDNTIEHPEIELLVTVEEETTMRGALELEENILTGKMLINIDSEEEAWVTVGSAGGKEIDIRFNEEKEKFENTNSDFYRLEVKNLFGGHSGAEIHKNRLNANKVMSEVISEIKKNFDIKLCDIKGGSKDNAIPRECYFDIAIDKTSSQNFILKSKEAFEKYKNKYIGQDPNITFEISKLENKYSEIYPNNLFEEVLGLLNDLPTGVNTWLKEYSDIVESSDNLAIVKVIDNKITIILSLRSSEPSVLDNLGEKITTIVKKYNANCEVRGGYPEWRFKPISRLRDTAVKTYQDLFNEKMQVTVIHAGLECGAISMHYPDLDMISIGPNIYDVHTPKEKMEIASVEKYYKYLVELLKNLK from the coding sequence ATGTCAAGTAAACTAGGAAATTTAAAACCAGAAAGAGTATTTTACTATTTTGAAGAATTATCAAAGATTCCAAGAGAATCAGGAAATGAAAAAGCTGTAAGTGATTTTTTAGTAGACACTGCTAAAAAATTAGGATTAGAAGTTTATCAAGACAAAATTAATAATATTGTTATTAAAAAGCCTGCCACCAAGGGATATGAAAATTCAGATGGAATAATTCTTCAAGGACATATGGATATGGTTTGTGAAAAAGAACTGGATTCAAACCATAATTTTAAAACAGATGAGATTGATTTAGTTGTTGATGGTAAATTTTTAAGAGCAAATAAGACAACTCTAGGAGCAGATAATGGGATAGCAGTTGCCATGGGGCTTGCTGTTCTTGAGGATAATACTATTGAACATCCGGAAATAGAATTACTTGTTACTGTTGAAGAAGAAACAACAATGAGAGGAGCTTTGGAGCTTGAGGAAAATATTTTAACTGGAAAAATGTTAATCAATATTGATTCAGAAGAAGAAGCTTGGGTTACTGTAGGTAGTGCTGGTGGAAAAGAAATAGATATTAGATTTAATGAAGAAAAAGAAAAATTTGAAAATACTAATTCAGATTTTTATAGATTAGAAGTTAAAAATCTATTTGGAGGACATTCAGGAGCTGAAATTCATAAAAATAGATTAAATGCTAATAAGGTTATGAGTGAAGTTATATCAGAAATTAAAAAGAATTTTGATATAAAATTATGTGATATTAAAGGTGGTTCAAAAGATAATGCAATCCCAAGAGAATGTTATTTTGATATAGCTATTGATAAAACTTCTTCTCAAAATTTTATTTTAAAAAGTAAAGAAGCTTTTGAAAAATATAAAAATAAATATATAGGACAAGATCCTAATATCACTTTTGAAATTTCTAAATTGGAAAATAAATACAGTGAAATTTATCCAAATAACTTATTTGAAGAAGTTTTAGGACTTTTAAATGATTTACCAACAGGAGTAAATACATGGCTAAAAGAATATTCTGATATAGTTGAAAGTTCAGATAACTTGGCTATTGTAAAAGTCATTGATAATAAAATTACTATTATATTATCTTTAAGAAGTTCTGAACCTAGTGTTTTAGATAACTTGGGAGAAAAAATAACTACTATTGTTAAAAAATATAATGCTAATTGTGAAGTAAGAGGTGGTTATCCTGAATGGAGATTTAAACCTATATCTCGTTTAAGAGATACTGCTGTAAAAACTTATCAAGATTTATTTAATGAAAAAATGCAAGTAACCGTTATTCATGCAGGTCTTGAATGTGGAGCAATTTCTATGCATTATCCTGATTTGGATATGATTTCAATAGGACCTAATATTTATGATGTTCACACTCCTAAAGAAAAAATGGAAATAGCTTCTGTTGAAAAGTATTATAAATACTTAGTTGAATTATTAAAAAATTTAAAATAA
- a CDS encoding MBL fold metallo-hydrolase has product MLNEIAKNIYLVEVPLPKNPLRALNCYFIKNGENILVIDSGFDHEESEKVFFDALEELGAKVGKTDMFLTHLHADHSGLALKFKNKYQGKVYCSQIDTDYINQMKHELYANRFVPTLKVMGIDPDFKFFETHPGLVYCVKGKLDTTIVKNGDKIDFGDYHFEVIDLSGHTPGQMGIYDREHKILFSGDHILNKITPNISFWEFKYEDILGTYLKNLDKVYNMEVDTIYSAHRGIIENPKIRIEELKKHYTDRNAEVYGLLKEGEKFSAAQIAAKMHWDYRAKNFEEFPNNQKWFATGEALANLEHLRAIGKADYEFIDGVAFYRVL; this is encoded by the coding sequence ATGTTAAATGAAATTGCAAAAAATATATATTTAGTAGAAGTACCTTTACCTAAAAATCCATTAAGAGCATTAAATTGTTATTTTATTAAAAATGGAGAAAATATTTTAGTTATAGATAGTGGTTTTGACCATGAAGAAAGTGAAAAAGTATTTTTTGATGCCTTAGAAGAATTAGGAGCAAAAGTTGGAAAAACAGATATGTTTTTAACTCACTTACATGCTGACCATTCAGGATTAGCTTTAAAATTTAAAAATAAATATCAAGGGAAAGTTTATTGTAGCCAAATAGATACAGACTACATAAATCAAATGAAACATGAACTATATGCTAATAGATTTGTTCCTACATTAAAAGTTATGGGAATAGATCCAGATTTTAAATTTTTTGAAACTCATCCTGGGCTTGTTTATTGTGTGAAAGGAAAACTGGATACTACAATAGTCAAAAATGGAGATAAAATAGATTTTGGAGATTATCATTTTGAAGTTATTGATTTAAGTGGTCATACTCCTGGACAAATGGGAATATATGATAGAGAACATAAGATATTATTTTCAGGGGATCACATTTTAAATAAGATAACTCCTAATATAAGTTTCTGGGAATTCAAATATGAAGATATTTTAGGGACATATCTTAAAAATTTAGATAAAGTCTATAATATGGAAGTAGATACAATATATTCAGCACACAGAGGAATAATTGAAAATCCTAAAATAAGAATAGAAGAACTTAAAAAGCATTATACTGATAGAAATGCAGAAGTATATGGATTATTAAAAGAAGGAGAAAAATTTTCTGCTGCTCAAATTGCAGCTAAAATGCACTGGGATTACAGAGCTAAAAACTTTGAAGAATTCCCTAATAATCAAAAGTGGTTTGCAACAGGAGAAGCATTAGCTAACTTAGAGCATTTAAGAGCTATTGGTAAAGCAGATTATGAGTTTATAGATGGAGTTGCTTTTTATAGAGTCTTATAA
- the rplQ gene encoding 50S ribosomal protein L17, with the protein MNHNKSYRKLGRRADHRKAMLKNMTISLIIAERIETTVTRAKELRKFAERMITFGKKNTLASRRNAFAFLRNDEAVAKIFNEIAPKYAERNGGYTRIIKTSVRKGDSAEMAIIELV; encoded by the coding sequence ATGAATCACAATAAATCATATAGAAAATTAGGAAGAAGAGCTGATCATAGAAAGGCTATGCTAAAAAATATGACTATATCTCTTATAATAGCAGAAAGAATAGAAACAACTGTTACAAGAGCTAAAGAATTAAGAAAATTTGCTGAAAGAATGATAACTTTTGGTAAGAAAAATACTTTGGCATCAAGAAGAAATGCTTTTGCATTCCTAAGAAATGATGAAGCAGTAGCTAAAATATTTAATGAAATAGCACCAAAATATGCTGAAAGAAATGGTGGATACACTAGAATAATTAAGACATCTGTTAGAAAAGGTGACTCAGCAGAAATGGCTATAATTGAATTAGTTTAA
- a CDS encoding metallophosphoesterase produces the protein MIYFTADIHFYHENIINHTKRPFKNADEMNKKIIANWNNIVKANDEVYILGDVTLKGASNANTVLSQLKGKKYLIKGNHDHFVEEKNFHSYIFEWVKDYYELEYESNFFVLFHYPLEEWNKFYRGAYQLHGHQHNNSLYNYENLQKGLRRYDVGVDANNFKPVSIDEIIKFFEIIKEMK, from the coding sequence ATGATATATTTTACAGCAGATATTCATTTCTATCATGAAAATATTATAAATCATACTAAAAGACCTTTTAAAAATGCTGATGAAATGAATAAAAAAATTATAGCTAATTGGAATAATATTGTTAAGGCTAATGATGAAGTATATATACTTGGAGATGTTACTTTAAAAGGAGCAAGTAATGCAAATACTGTATTATCCCAATTAAAAGGCAAAAAATATTTAATTAAAGGCAATCATGACCATTTTGTAGAAGAAAAAAACTTTCATTCATATATATTTGAATGGGTCAAAGATTATTATGAGCTAGAATATGAAAGTAATTTCTTTGTATTATTTCATTATCCATTAGAAGAATGGAATAAGTTTTATAGGGGTGCTTATCAATTGCATGGTCATCAACATAATAATTCTCTATATAACTATGAAAATTTACAAAAAGGTTTAAGAAGATATGATGTTGGAGTTGATGCTAATAATTTCAAACCAGTTAGTATAGATGAAATTATAAAATTTTTTGAAATAATAAAAGAAATGAAGTAA